In one window of Janthinobacterium sp. 1_2014MBL_MicDiv DNA:
- the deoA gene encoding thymidine phosphorylase translates to MFLTQEIIRKKRDKGVLSAEEIQFFVRGITDGSVSEGQIAALGMAVYFNDMNMDERVAFTLAMRDSGHVLDWRSLNLPGPIVDKHSTGGVGDVVSLLLGPMVAACGGYVPMISGRGLGHTGGTLDKFDAIPGYCTVPDNELFRKVVQEIGVAIIGQTAQLAPADKRFYSIRDVTATVESVAMITGSILSKKLSAGLDALVMDVKVGTGAFMPTYDKSVELAESIVAVGNGAGMQTSAILTDMNESLAPYAGNALEVRGAMDYLTGRSRPARLHEVTLALCAEMLVLGGLAATEEEARVKLMAALDSGEAAERFSRMVSALGGPADLVENPDKHLEKAPFIVPAPALSAGFANVRDCRAIGLAVVALGGGRRRPSDSIDFAVGLTDLVGLGEQVSVGQPLAMVHARTEAAARQAVREIQEAYAISAVVLAANPVIYRTIRP, encoded by the coding sequence ATGTTTTTAACCCAAGAAATCATTCGCAAGAAGCGCGACAAGGGTGTTCTGAGTGCAGAGGAGATCCAGTTTTTCGTGCGCGGCATCACTGACGGCAGCGTCAGCGAAGGCCAGATCGCGGCGCTGGGCATGGCCGTCTATTTCAACGACATGAACATGGACGAACGCGTGGCGTTCACCCTGGCCATGCGCGATTCCGGCCACGTGCTGGACTGGCGTTCGCTGAACCTGCCTGGCCCCATCGTCGACAAGCATTCGACGGGCGGCGTGGGCGACGTGGTTTCCCTGCTGCTGGGACCCATGGTCGCCGCTTGCGGCGGCTACGTGCCGATGATCTCGGGCCGCGGCCTGGGGCACACGGGCGGCACGCTGGACAAGTTCGACGCCATCCCGGGCTATTGCACGGTGCCGGACAATGAACTGTTCCGCAAGGTGGTGCAGGAGATCGGCGTGGCCATCATCGGCCAGACGGCACAGCTGGCGCCGGCCGACAAGCGTTTCTACAGCATCCGCGACGTCACCGCCACGGTGGAATCGGTGGCCATGATCACCGGCTCCATCCTGTCGAAGAAGCTGTCGGCTGGCCTGGACGCGCTGGTGATGGACGTCAAAGTGGGCACGGGCGCCTTCATGCCGACCTACGACAAGTCGGTGGAGCTGGCCGAGAGCATCGTCGCCGTCGGCAATGGCGCGGGCATGCAGACGTCGGCCATCCTGACGGACATGAACGAGTCGCTGGCGCCATATGCCGGCAATGCGCTCGAAGTGCGCGGCGCCATGGATTACCTGACGGGCCGTTCGCGTCCCGCGCGCCTGCATGAAGTGACCTTGGCGCTGTGCGCCGAAATGCTGGTGCTGGGCGGCCTGGCCGCCACCGAAGAAGAGGCGCGCGTCAAGCTGATGGCGGCGCTCGATTCGGGCGAGGCGGCCGAGCGCTTCTCGCGCATGGTGTCGGCCCTGGGCGGCCCGGCCGACCTGGTCGAGAACCCGGACAAGCACCTGGAAAAAGCGCCGTTCATCGTGCCGGCGCCGGCGCTGTCCGCCGGCTTTGCCAATGTGCGCGATTGCCGCGCTATCGGCCTGGCCGTGGTGGCCCTCGGTGGCGGCCGCCGCCGTCCGAGCGACAGCATCGATTTTGCCGTCGGCCTGACGGACCTCGTCGGCCTGGGCGAGCAAGTGTCCGTAGGCCAGCCGCTGGCCATGGTGCACGCGCGCACGGAAGCGGCGGCGCGGCAAGCCGTCAGGGAAATCCAGGAAGCGTATGCCATCAGCGCGGTCGTGCTGGCGGCCAATCCCGTGATTTACCGTACCATTCGACCGTAA
- a CDS encoding aldehyde dehydrogenase family protein, protein MPTINEILTTMDYGPAPESQKEAQAWLDGHQRKFGLFIDNAWSEPAELFASTNPADGVQLAELTQATDQDVERAVDAARRALPVWQGMGGHGRAKVMYALARLLQKHSRLFAVLETLDNGKTIRETRDIDLPLAARHFYHHAGWAQLQSEEFADYRAVGVVGQIVPWNFPLLMLSWKIAPALAAGNTVVFKPAEFTSLTAMLFAELCVQAGVPAGVVNIVTGDGRVGSAIVNHPGVDKIAFTGSTEVGRLIREATAGSGKKLSLELGGKSPFIVFEDADLDGAVEGLVDSIWFNQGQVCCAGSRLLVQESIQERFLNKVRARMENLRLGSPLDKSMDVGALVDPVQRQRIAALVDSARAEGCDVWQPACELPADGSWFPPTLITGASTSAAVAQAEIFGPVLVAMSFRTPPEAVQLANNTVYGLAASVWTESISLALDIAPAIKAGVVWINSANQFDAACGFGGYRESGFGREGGREGMLEYMTALAEDARPALPVAEAKAKGNAKPAAADPFAIDRTAKMYIGGKQARPDSAYSAPVFGANGALLAEVGVGSRKDIRNAVEAAHKASGWTGATAHNRAQVLYYIAENLAARADEFAARIVAMTGSKNPEKEVQASIERLFYYAAWADKYDGLAHQPPTKGITVALNEAVGVIGIVCPNEAPLLGFISLVAPAIALGNRVVVVPSEAHPLSALDLYQVFDTSDLPGGVVNIISGNADELARTLATHADIDAVWRHDGSAEGCAEVERLSAATLKRTWVGGAKGRDWYSAAQSGGRAVLAHASQVKNVWIPYGV, encoded by the coding sequence ATGCCAACAATTAACGAGATTCTCACTACTATGGACTACGGCCCTGCTCCCGAAAGTCAAAAAGAAGCGCAGGCGTGGCTCGACGGCCATCAGCGCAAGTTCGGCCTGTTCATCGACAATGCGTGGAGCGAGCCGGCCGAGCTGTTCGCCTCGACCAATCCGGCCGACGGCGTGCAGCTGGCCGAGCTGACGCAAGCCACCGACCAGGACGTCGAACGGGCCGTGGACGCGGCGCGCCGCGCACTGCCCGTATGGCAAGGCATGGGCGGCCATGGCCGCGCCAAGGTCATGTACGCGCTGGCCCGCTTGCTGCAAAAGCATTCGCGCCTGTTCGCCGTGCTCGAAACGCTGGACAACGGCAAGACCATCCGCGAAACGCGCGATATCGACCTGCCGCTGGCCGCGCGCCACTTCTACCATCACGCCGGCTGGGCGCAGCTGCAGTCGGAGGAATTCGCCGACTACCGCGCCGTGGGCGTGGTGGGGCAGATCGTGCCGTGGAATTTCCCCCTGCTGATGCTGTCGTGGAAAATCGCCCCGGCCCTGGCGGCCGGTAACACGGTCGTCTTCAAGCCGGCCGAATTCACGTCCTTGACCGCCATGCTGTTCGCCGAACTGTGCGTGCAGGCGGGCGTGCCGGCCGGCGTGGTCAATATCGTCACCGGCGACGGCCGCGTGGGTTCTGCCATCGTCAACCATCCCGGCGTCGACAAGATCGCGTTTACGGGATCGACCGAAGTGGGCCGTCTGATCCGCGAGGCGACGGCCGGCAGCGGCAAGAAGCTGTCGCTGGAACTGGGCGGCAAGTCGCCGTTCATCGTCTTCGAAGACGCGGACCTCGACGGCGCCGTGGAAGGCCTGGTCGATTCGATCTGGTTCAACCAGGGGCAGGTATGCTGCGCCGGTTCGCGCCTGCTGGTGCAGGAATCGATCCAGGAGCGCTTCCTGAACAAGGTGCGCGCACGCATGGAAAACCTGCGTCTCGGCTCGCCACTGGACAAATCGATGGACGTGGGCGCGCTGGTCGACCCCGTGCAGCGCCAGCGCATCGCCGCGCTGGTCGATTCGGCCCGCGCCGAAGGCTGCGACGTCTGGCAGCCGGCGTGCGAATTGCCGGCGGACGGCTCGTGGTTCCCGCCCACCCTGATCACGGGCGCGTCGACCTCGGCCGCCGTGGCGCAGGCTGAAATCTTCGGCCCCGTGCTGGTGGCCATGAGCTTCCGCACGCCGCCCGAAGCGGTGCAACTGGCGAACAACACGGTGTACGGCCTGGCCGCCAGCGTGTGGACCGAGTCGATCAGCCTGGCGCTGGACATCGCTCCCGCCATCAAGGCCGGCGTGGTGTGGATCAACAGCGCCAACCAGTTCGACGCGGCATGCGGCTTCGGCGGCTACCGCGAATCGGGCTTTGGCCGCGAAGGCGGCCGCGAAGGCATGCTGGAGTACATGACGGCCCTGGCCGAAGATGCGCGTCCGGCCTTGCCGGTGGCCGAAGCGAAGGCCAAAGGGAATGCGAAACCGGCAGCAGCCGACCCGTTCGCCATCGACCGCACGGCCAAGATGTACATCGGCGGCAAACAGGCGCGTCCTGACAGCGCCTACAGCGCGCCAGTGTTCGGCGCGAACGGCGCCCTGCTGGCTGAAGTGGGCGTGGGCAGCCGCAAGGACATCCGCAACGCCGTCGAAGCGGCCCATAAAGCGTCCGGCTGGACCGGCGCCACGGCGCACAACCGTGCGCAAGTGCTGTACTACATCGCCGAGAACCTGGCGGCGCGCGCCGATGAATTTGCCGCCCGCATTGTCGCCATGACGGGCAGTAAAAACCCGGAGAAGGAAGTACAGGCTTCTATCGAACGCCTGTTCTACTACGCGGCCTGGGCCGACAAGTACGACGGCCTGGCGCACCAGCCGCCGACGAAGGGCATCACCGTGGCGCTCAACGAAGCGGTCGGCGTGATCGGCATCGTCTGCCCGAACGAAGCGCCTTTGCTGGGCTTCATTTCGCTGGTGGCGCCGGCCATCGCGCTGGGCAACCGCGTGGTGGTGGTGCCGTCCGAAGCGCATCCACTGTCCGCGCTGGACCTGTACCAGGTCTTCGATACGTCCGACCTGCCGGGCGGCGTCGTCAACATCATCAGCGGCAACGCCGATGAACTGGCGCGCACGCTGGCCACGCACGCCGACATCGACGCCGTCTGGCGTCATGACGGATCCGCCGAAGGCTGCGCGGAAGTCGAGCGCCTGTCGGCTGCCACCCTGAAACGCACCTGGGTCGGCGGCGCCAAAGGCCGCGACTGGTACAGCGCCGCGCAAAGCGGCGGCCGCGCCGTGCTGGCGCATGCGTCGCAAGTGAAAAACGTGTGGATACCTTACGGCGTCTAA
- a CDS encoding nucleoside deaminase, protein MNKTIDIQAAVAIAAAEALAAKTQGTFGVGGVLLDGAGNVLQSMHNNVVRQGLVFDPTAHGERQLVDWYFAERAKGTPLPPPGELTIVTSLDPCCMCTGAILAAGFNVVVAAPDVKAGINYDGAASFTALPAPLQAQAGRSFCYPAVRGATDYARAPSGAAPRSFFIGKSIHEATQALCSLVFESTSAQVMQLLNAGDDGQRRDPATLPAEHPVVRALRRRYPDALTYRCTPHAPDAGLAPFLQAAMEQDARDGGQGDAAALLDSFGNLLLCMPGQLARSLIRTPFMECTRQYAQLRYELMAGAEPALQEEIKSYLGHPKHGTFVLAIGPDDSAASFMTLGAYGSTMEGALPESNPAQFQYVRPAMDEDALLALCGVMPPLYRSLIRIRPRQVADPALVTALG, encoded by the coding sequence TTGAACAAGACGATCGATATCCAGGCCGCCGTGGCCATCGCCGCGGCCGAAGCCCTGGCAGCCAAGACGCAGGGCACCTTCGGCGTGGGCGGCGTGCTGCTCGATGGCGCCGGCAATGTGCTGCAATCGATGCACAACAACGTCGTGCGCCAGGGCCTCGTGTTCGATCCTACCGCGCATGGCGAGCGCCAGCTGGTGGACTGGTATTTCGCCGAACGGGCCAAGGGCACGCCCCTGCCGCCGCCCGGCGAACTGACCATCGTCACCTCGCTCGATCCGTGCTGCATGTGCACGGGGGCGATCCTGGCCGCCGGTTTCAACGTGGTGGTCGCCGCGCCCGATGTCAAGGCCGGCATCAATTACGATGGCGCCGCCAGTTTCACGGCCTTGCCGGCGCCGCTGCAGGCGCAGGCTGGCCGCAGCTTCTGCTATCCGGCCGTGCGCGGCGCCACCGACTATGCGCGTGCCCCGTCCGGCGCCGCACCCAGATCTTTTTTCATCGGCAAGAGCATCCACGAGGCGACGCAGGCCCTGTGCTCGCTGGTGTTCGAGTCGACGTCGGCGCAGGTGATGCAGCTGCTGAACGCCGGCGATGACGGGCAACGGCGCGATCCGGCCACCTTGCCCGCCGAGCATCCGGTGGTGCGCGCCTTGCGCCGCCGCTATCCCGATGCGCTGACTTACCGCTGCACGCCGCATGCGCCCGACGCCGGCCTGGCGCCGTTCCTGCAGGCGGCGATGGAACAGGATGCGCGCGATGGCGGCCAGGGCGACGCGGCCGCCTTGCTCGACTCCTTCGGCAACCTGCTGCTGTGCATGCCGGGCCAGCTGGCACGCTCCCTCATTCGCACGCCATTCATGGAGTGCACGCGCCAGTATGCGCAACTGCGCTATGAATTGATGGCGGGTGCCGAACCGGCGCTGCAGGAAGAAATCAAGAGTTATCTGGGCCATCCCAAGCATGGCACCTTCGTGCTGGCCATCGGCCCGGACGACAGCGCCGCCAGTTTCATGACCCTGGGCGCCTACGGTTCCACCATGGAAGGGGCGCTACCCGAGAGTAATCCGGCGCAATTCCAGTACGTGCGCCCGGCCATGGATGAAGACGCGCTGCTGGCGCTGTGCGGCGTCATGCCGCCCCTGTACCGCAGCCTGATCCGGATCCGGCCGCGCCAGGTGGCGGACCCGGCCCTGGTCACGGCGCTAGGCTAG
- a CDS encoding dipeptidase, whose product MIISTIAAASLLVGGFLSAPGLVDRQMNQVYPYSAKAPSRATLALHQRLWIADLHADSLLWQRDLNRSGKHGHVDFPRLQQGNVALQAFSVVTKTPRKMNIERNGSDTDNITALVVAQGLPPATWNSLLARATYQADELRRLAGKSDGKVSVIGSRAQLRSFIAAREKDPALLAGWLTLEGAHALEGKLDNLDTLYKAGYRMAAPTHFFDTELSGSQHGLKKGGLTPLGRQWLRAMEQRRMIVDLAHASPATIDDVLGLAQRPVMVSHTGVRGTCANGRNLSDGQLKRIAAQGGLVGIGFWNTAVCGKDVAAIARAIKYTVKLIGAEHVAYGSDFDGAVTTAIDAAGLPRLTQALLDAGLSEAQIRRIAGENVRDFLLKNLPDDDA is encoded by the coding sequence ATGATCATCAGTACCATCGCCGCCGCCAGCCTTCTGGTCGGCGGCTTCCTGTCCGCCCCCGGGCTGGTCGACCGGCAAATGAACCAGGTCTACCCCTATTCCGCCAAGGCGCCGTCGCGCGCCACCCTGGCCCTGCACCAGCGCCTGTGGATCGCCGACCTGCATGCGGACAGCCTGCTGTGGCAGCGCGACCTGAACCGCTCAGGCAAGCATGGCCATGTGGACTTCCCCCGCCTGCAACAAGGCAATGTCGCGCTGCAGGCGTTTTCCGTCGTCACCAAGACGCCGCGCAAGATGAATATCGAGCGCAACGGCAGCGACACGGACAACATCACGGCGCTGGTGGTGGCGCAGGGCTTGCCGCCAGCCACCTGGAACAGCCTGCTGGCGCGCGCCACCTACCAGGCCGACGAGCTGCGCCGGCTGGCCGGCAAGAGCGATGGCAAGGTCAGCGTCATCGGCAGCCGCGCCCAGCTGCGCAGCTTCATCGCGGCGCGCGAAAAAGATCCTGCCCTGCTGGCCGGCTGGCTGACGCTGGAAGGCGCGCATGCGCTCGAAGGCAAGCTGGACAACCTCGATACCCTGTACAAGGCGGGCTACCGCATGGCGGCGCCCACGCACTTCTTCGACACGGAATTATCGGGTTCCCAGCATGGCCTGAAAAAAGGCGGCCTGACGCCGCTGGGCAGACAATGGCTGCGCGCCATGGAGCAGCGCAGGATGATCGTCGACCTGGCGCACGCCTCGCCGGCCACCATCGACGATGTCCTGGGCCTGGCGCAACGCCCCGTGATGGTCTCGCACACGGGCGTGCGCGGCACCTGCGCCAATGGGCGCAATCTCAGCGACGGCCAGTTGAAACGCATCGCCGCCCAGGGTGGGCTGGTGGGGATCGGTTTCTGGAATACGGCCGTCTGCGGCAAGGACGTGGCGGCCATCGCGCGCGCCATCAAGTACACGGTCAAGCTGATCGGCGCCGAACACGTGGCCTACGGTTCCGACTTCGATGGCGCCGTCACCACCGCCATCGACGCGGCCGGCCTGCCGCGATTGACGCAGGCGCTGCTGGATGCTGGCCTGTCCGAGGCCCAGATCCGCCGCATCGCCGGTGAAAACGTGCGCGACTTCCTGCTGAAAAACCTGCCCGACGATGACGCTTGA
- a CDS encoding cytidine deaminase: MNNQELIAEANAGRELAYAPYSRFKVGAALLCKDGRVFRGCNVENAAYGLCNCAERTAFFSAVAHGCKPGDFAKLAVTGDTAEPISPCGACRQVIFEMGGADLPVILTNLKNDVMEVTAGWLLPHGFGNSDLDMK; this comes from the coding sequence ATGAACAACCAAGAACTGATCGCCGAAGCCAACGCCGGCCGTGAACTGGCTTACGCGCCCTACTCGCGTTTCAAGGTGGGCGCGGCCCTGCTGTGCAAGGATGGCCGCGTCTTCCGTGGCTGTAACGTGGAAAACGCCGCCTATGGCCTGTGCAACTGCGCCGAGCGCACGGCTTTTTTCAGCGCCGTCGCGCATGGCTGCAAACCAGGCGATTTCGCCAAACTGGCCGTCACGGGCGACACGGCCGAACCGATTTCTCCGTGCGGCGCCTGCCGCCAGGTGATCTTCGAAATGGGCGGCGCCGACCTGCCAGTAATCCTGACGAACCTGAAAAACGATGTCATGGAAGTGACGGCGGGCTGGCTGCTGCCGCACGGTTTCGGCAATTCCGACCTGGACATGAAGTAA
- a CDS encoding VOC family protein: MTTTAKATACTTIPCLRYNDAPAAIEWLCTALGFEKQLIVPDGNGGVAHAQLSFGHGMVMVAPAIASDYGRLMKLPGEVGGANTQSCYLVVSDADAVYRSAREAGADIVLDIKDEDYGGRGFTCRDPEGHIWSLGTYDPW, encoded by the coding sequence ATGACCACGACAGCAAAAGCCACAGCCTGCACCACCATTCCCTGTCTGCGCTACAACGATGCCCCGGCCGCCATCGAATGGCTGTGCACGGCGCTCGGTTTTGAAAAACAATTGATCGTGCCGGACGGTAACGGTGGCGTCGCCCATGCGCAACTGAGCTTTGGCCATGGCATGGTCATGGTGGCGCCCGCCATCGCCAGCGACTACGGCCGCCTGATGAAGCTGCCCGGCGAAGTCGGCGGCGCCAATACGCAAAGCTGCTACCTGGTCGTCAGCGACGCCGACGCCGTCTACCGCAGCGCGCGCGAGGCCGGCGCCGACATCGTGCTCGACATCAAGGATGAAGATTACGGCGGACGGGGCTTTACCTGCCGCGACCCGGAAGGCCACATCTGGAGCCTGGGCACCTACGACCCATGGTGA